From the genome of Azospira restricta, one region includes:
- a CDS encoding PAS domain S-box protein, with translation MRPGRSSWTFPVAVFALSAGMTIGIHQYERHADALTWQANLSREAAQVSSELRDRLRMHAQLLRAVRAFQETRAAGDDSWQNFARRLPLERPLQDIRAYGIALLAADGKALPVRHVAAGDGRHGAGADLLAEPRQAEAIELARDRDDVVVSRRIEFAGATEAAPREPGVLMVLPLYRPGAPQGTVAERRRAFAGVVFAAFRMRDFVHSLSRADAGALALRILDEDSFNLAADGQSLSLLYDSGTMADGGFGETREFEFGQRNWHLRFSARSNAGERRDTPALLLFGLLISALLALASRAQVGHRERAERRAQEIGRELRQSEERFKLAAEGANDGIWDRNLEDGTVWHSDRLKAILGFPEEVATASVDFFLSRVHADDRPLLEQALERHLRDRQPYSVDYRFRKGDGEWAWFRSRGQGVWNSDGRAVRLVGSIADVTAQKSAEGEVARYRDFLATVLKFIPQPVFVKNRRREYIAVNAAFCALVDLAEEDILGRIEIWREPLPAGLAGHIREMDERVLAGGGEQVEEQELPMRTGRRIVIARKTLATGPDGEPIVIGTLTDVTELRRAERERIAADRQRKAILDAATEVSIIATDRDGLITVFNRGAEKMLGYCAEEMVGRTTPERIHLPHEVAERGRFLSAELGKPVSGFAVFVTLAGIHGAEQHEWTYVRKDGSQLAVSLVVTAMRDENGELTGYLGIATDVSERQRALAELERQRVRMETIIEHIPGGVSLIDQELNFIAANRELKTVLELPETLFAAGPPSLYAVALFNSRRGEYGPGDPQALAMQLVERARHPVAHVFERTRPNGRTIEVRGTPLPDGGFVTIYTDVTERKRAEAELLRHRDHLQELVDEQTVDLRRAKEAAEAANEAKSEFLANMSHELRTPLHSILSFAALGGERAAVAAEDKLAHYFQRIRDSGGRLLSLVNDLLDLSKLEAGMMRIDATTHDVLPLLNEVIAELEPLAATRALRFSVASAATATTAFVDPGRIAQVLRNLLSNAIKFSPDGGTVDIAIADARLASGRRAGDAHDLAALQIEVRDHGVGIPEAELELVFEKFVQSSATSTGAGGTGLGLPICREIVRAHRGTIRACNNPRGGASLIVTLPREAPAFP, from the coding sequence ATGCGCCCGGGCCGCAGCTCCTGGACCTTTCCCGTCGCCGTCTTCGCGCTCAGCGCCGGCATGACGATCGGCATCCACCAGTACGAACGGCACGCCGACGCGCTCACTTGGCAGGCGAACCTGTCCCGCGAGGCGGCGCAGGTCAGCAGTGAACTGCGCGACCGGCTGCGCATGCACGCCCAGCTGCTGCGCGCGGTGCGCGCCTTCCAGGAAACACGCGCGGCCGGCGACGACAGCTGGCAGAACTTCGCCCGCCGCTTGCCGCTCGAGCGACCGCTGCAGGACATCCGCGCCTACGGCATCGCGTTGCTCGCCGCCGATGGCAAAGCGCTGCCGGTACGCCACGTCGCAGCCGGCGACGGCCGCCATGGCGCAGGCGCCGACCTGCTGGCCGAGCCTCGCCAGGCGGAAGCGATCGAACTCGCGCGCGACCGCGACGACGTCGTCGTCAGTCGCCGCATCGAGTTCGCCGGCGCAACGGAGGCGGCCCCGCGCGAACCGGGCGTGCTGATGGTGCTGCCGCTCTATCGCCCCGGCGCGCCGCAAGGCACCGTCGCCGAACGGCGCCGCGCATTCGCCGGCGTCGTCTTTGCCGCGTTCCGCATGCGCGATTTCGTGCACTCGCTGAGCCGCGCGGACGCCGGCGCGCTGGCGCTGCGCATCCTCGACGAGGATTCGTTCAACCTCGCCGCCGACGGACAGTCGCTCAGCCTGCTCTACGATTCGGGAACGATGGCCGACGGCGGCTTCGGCGAGACGCGCGAGTTCGAGTTCGGCCAGCGCAACTGGCACCTGCGCTTCAGCGCCCGGAGCAACGCCGGCGAGCGGCGCGACACGCCGGCGCTGCTGCTCTTCGGACTGCTGATCAGCGCCCTGCTGGCCCTCGCCAGCCGCGCGCAGGTCGGTCACCGCGAACGGGCGGAACGGCGTGCGCAGGAAATCGGCCGCGAACTGCGGCAGTCCGAGGAGCGCTTCAAGCTCGCCGCCGAGGGCGCCAACGACGGTATCTGGGACCGCAACCTGGAGGACGGCACGGTCTGGCATTCCGACCGCCTGAAGGCGATCCTCGGCTTTCCGGAGGAGGTCGCGACGGCCAGCGTCGACTTCTTCCTGTCGCGGGTCCATGCGGACGACCGGCCGCTGCTCGAGCAGGCGCTCGAACGCCACTTGCGCGACCGCCAGCCGTACAGCGTCGACTACCGCTTCCGCAAGGGTGACGGGGAGTGGGCCTGGTTCCGCTCGCGCGGCCAGGGCGTCTGGAACAGCGACGGCCGGGCCGTCCGCCTGGTCGGATCGATCGCCGACGTCACCGCACAGAAGAGCGCCGAAGGCGAGGTCGCGCGCTATCGCGACTTCCTGGCGACGGTGCTGAAGTTCATCCCGCAGCCGGTCTTCGTCAAGAACCGCCGGCGCGAATACATCGCGGTCAACGCGGCGTTTTGCGCACTTGTTGATTTGGCCGAGGAGGACATCCTCGGCCGCATCGAAATCTGGCGCGAGCCGCTGCCCGCCGGGCTTGCCGGGCACATCCGGGAGATGGACGAGCGCGTCCTCGCCGGCGGCGGCGAGCAAGTCGAGGAGCAGGAGCTGCCGATGCGGACCGGGCGGCGCATCGTGATCGCACGCAAGACCCTGGCGACGGGACCCGACGGCGAGCCGATCGTGATCGGCACGCTGACCGACGTCACCGAGCTGCGCCGCGCCGAGCGCGAGCGCATCGCCGCCGACCGTCAGCGCAAGGCGATCCTAGACGCCGCCACCGAGGTTTCGATCATCGCCACCGATCGCGACGGACTGATCACCGTGTTCAACCGCGGCGCCGAAAAGATGCTTGGCTATTGCGCCGAGGAGATGGTCGGACGCACGACGCCGGAGCGGATCCATCTGCCACACGAAGTCGCGGAGCGCGGCCGCTTCCTGAGCGCGGAGCTGGGGAAACCGGTTTCCGGCTTTGCGGTCTTCGTCACGCTGGCCGGAATTCACGGCGCCGAGCAGCACGAATGGACTTATGTGCGCAAGGACGGCTCGCAGCTTGCCGTCAGCCTGGTCGTCACCGCCATGCGCGACGAGAACGGCGAGCTGACCGGCTACCTCGGCATCGCCACCGACGTCAGCGAACGCCAGCGCGCGCTTGCCGAGCTCGAGCGGCAGCGCGTGCGGATGGAAACGATCATCGAGCACATTCCCGGCGGCGTGTCGTTGATCGACCAGGAACTCAATTTCATCGCCGCCAACCGCGAGCTGAAGACGGTCCTCGAGCTGCCGGAGACGCTGTTCGCGGCCGGTCCGCCGTCGCTCTATGCGGTAGCGCTGTTCAATTCGCGGCGCGGCGAATACGGACCGGGAGATCCGCAGGCGCTGGCGATGCAGCTCGTCGAGCGCGCCCGCCACCCGGTGGCGCACGTTTTCGAGCGGACGCGCCCCAACGGAAGGACGATCGAGGTGCGCGGGACGCCGCTGCCGGACGGCGGCTTCGTCACCATCTACACCGACGTCACCGAGCGCAAGCGTGCGGAAGCTGAGCTGCTTCGCCACCGCGACCATCTGCAGGAGCTGGTCGACGAGCAGACCGTCGACCTGCGGCGGGCGAAGGAGGCGGCGGAAGCGGCGAACGAGGCGAAGTCGGAATTCCTCGCCAACATGTCGCACGAGCTGCGCACCCCGCTGCACTCGATCCTCAGCTTCGCCGCACTCGGCGGCGAACGTGCTGCGGTCGCCGCCGAGGACAAGCTGGCGCACTACTTCCAGCGCATCCGCGACAGCGGCGGCCGCCTGCTGTCGCTGGTCAACGACCTGCTCGACCTGTCCAAGCTGGAAGCCGGCATGATGCGGATCGACGCAACGACGCACGACGTGCTGCCGCTGCTGAACGAAGTGATCGCCGAACTCGAACCGCTGGCCGCGACGCGTGCGCTGCGCTTCTCGGTCGCGTCCGCGGCAACGGCGACGACCGCCTTCGTCGACCCCGGCCGCATCGCGCAGGTGCTGCGCAATCTGTTGTCGAACGCGATCAAGTTCTCGCCCGACGGCGGCACGGTCGATATCGCCATCGCCGACGCCCGGCTCGCCAGCGGCCGGCGAGCCGGCGACGCGCACGATCTGGCGGCGCTGCAGATCGAGGTGCGCGATCACGGGGTGGGTATTCCCGAGGCGGAACTGGAGCTGGTGTTCGAGAAGTTCGTGCAGAGCAGCGCAACCAGCACCGGCGCCGGCGGCACCGGACTCGGGCTGCCGATCTGCCGCGAGATCGTGCGCGCCCACCGGGGGACGATCCGGGCATGCAATAATCCGCGGGGAGGAGCGTCGCTGATCGTCACCCTGCCCCGCGAAGCCCCCGCTTTCCCCTAA
- a CDS encoding ABCB family ABC transporter ATP-binding protein/permease: MTRNLPPKSPPADRPPADTHVWRTLRLLFPYLWQYRWRVLLALACLVGAKFANVGVPLVFKEMIDGMTPERQLLAMPVGLLLLYGALRFSTSLFTELREILFARVTQQAVRRIALEVFRHLHALSLRFHLDRQTGGVSRDIERGTRSISALISYTLYSILPTLVEVGLVLGVLLIQYDAVFALITLASLVAYIVFTVLVSNWRIGIRRAMNETDSAANTRAIDSLLNYETVKYFNNEEFEARRYDEQLRKWEDAATTSQVSLSWLNLGQQAIIAAGVTAMMWRAASGVVDGTMSIGDLVLVNAFLIQLYVPLNFLGVVYREIRQALADIERMFDLLTVNREVADAPDARELPTGPLAVHFDGVGFAYEKERRILEHVSFTIAPGRTVAVVGHSGAGKSTLARLLYRFYDVSEGRILVGGIDLRRLKQASLRAAIGIVPQDTVLFNDTIRYNIRYGRPDASDAEVEAAARAAQLHEFIASLPLGYESRVGERGLKLSGGEKQRVAIARALLKNPPILIFDEATSALDTQTEQAIQGSLEAAARGRTTLVIAHRLSTVMNADEILVMDGGRIVERGPHTALLASGGAYARMWLLQQEEEALA; encoded by the coding sequence ATGACCCGCAACCTGCCACCCAAGTCCCCGCCCGCCGACCGCCCCCCGGCCGATACGCACGTCTGGCGCACGCTGCGCCTGCTGTTTCCCTACCTCTGGCAGTACCGCTGGCGGGTGCTGCTGGCGCTCGCCTGCCTGGTCGGCGCCAAGTTCGCCAACGTCGGCGTGCCGCTGGTGTTCAAGGAGATGATCGACGGCATGACGCCGGAGCGGCAGCTGCTGGCGATGCCCGTCGGCCTGCTACTGCTCTACGGCGCGCTGCGCTTCTCGACCTCGCTGTTTACCGAGTTGCGCGAAATCCTGTTCGCCCGCGTCACGCAGCAGGCAGTGCGCCGCATCGCACTCGAGGTCTTCCGCCACCTGCACGCACTGTCGCTGCGCTTTCACCTCGACCGCCAGACCGGCGGCGTCTCGCGCGACATCGAGCGCGGCACCCGCTCGATCTCGGCGCTGATCAGCTACACGCTCTATTCGATCCTGCCGACGCTGGTCGAGGTCGGGCTGGTGCTCGGCGTGCTGCTCATCCAGTACGACGCCGTCTTCGCGCTGATCACGCTGGCGTCGCTGGTCGCCTACATCGTGTTCACGGTCCTCGTCAGCAACTGGCGGATCGGCATCCGGCGGGCGATGAACGAGACCGACTCGGCGGCGAACACGCGCGCGATCGACAGCTTGCTCAACTACGAGACGGTGAAGTATTTCAACAACGAGGAGTTCGAGGCGCGACGCTACGACGAGCAGTTGCGCAAATGGGAGGACGCCGCAACCACCAGCCAGGTGTCGCTGTCCTGGCTGAACCTCGGCCAGCAGGCGATCATCGCCGCCGGCGTCACCGCGATGATGTGGCGGGCGGCGAGCGGCGTCGTCGACGGCACGATGTCGATCGGCGACCTGGTCCTGGTCAATGCCTTCCTGATCCAGCTCTACGTGCCGCTCAATTTCCTCGGCGTCGTCTACCGCGAAATTCGCCAGGCACTCGCCGACATCGAGCGCATGTTCGACCTGCTCACCGTCAACCGCGAGGTCGCCGACGCGCCGGACGCGCGCGAGCTGCCGACCGGACCGCTGGCCGTGCATTTCGACGGCGTCGGCTTCGCCTACGAAAAGGAACGGCGCATTCTCGAGCACGTCAGCTTCACGATCGCCCCCGGCCGCACGGTCGCCGTCGTCGGCCATTCGGGCGCCGGCAAATCGACGCTGGCGCGGCTGCTTTACCGCTTCTACGACGTCAGCGAGGGCCGCATCCTGGTCGGCGGCATCGATCTCCGCCGGCTGAAGCAAGCCAGCCTGCGCGCGGCGATCGGCATCGTTCCGCAGGACACGGTGCTGTTCAACGACACGATCCGCTACAACATCCGCTACGGCCGGCCCGACGCCAGCGACGCCGAAGTCGAGGCGGCGGCGCGGGCGGCGCAGCTGCACGAGTTCATCGCCAGCCTGCCGCTGGGCTACGAGTCGCGCGTTGGCGAGCGCGGCCTCAAGCTCTCCGGCGGCGAAAAACAGCGCGTGGCGATCGCCCGGGCGCTGCTCAAGAACCCGCCGATCCTGATTTTCGACGAGGCCACCTCGGCGCTCGACACACAGACCGAGCAGGCGATCCAGGGCAGCCTGGAGGCGGCCGCACGCGGCCGCACGACGCTGGTCATCGCGCACCGCCTGTCGACGGTGATGAACGCCGACGAGATCCTGGTCATGGACGGCGGCCGGATCGTCGAGCGTGGCCCGCACACCGCGCTGCTGGCCAGCGGCGGCGCCTACGCCCGCATGTGGCTGCTGCAGCAGGAGGAAGAAGCGCTCGCCTGA
- a CDS encoding TetR/AcrR family transcriptional regulator: MSEARVQPDTRERILDAAERLFMESGYEGTSMRMITGAAGVNLAAVNYHFGSKEALLREVFRRRLAWLNRERLRLLDEMEAQAKGEPLKPSAILEAFFGTLLHMGTDESLGGMTFLRLLGRTLTEPADFIRTFFAGEYAEVVDRYKRALFRALPDVPHEEIIWRFHLMLGAMSYAIAGTDALQVVTGCELDLNNEGPRAAELLSARVMPFLLGGLRAPLPQFAVSPQQTRKTEPSKAA, translated from the coding sequence ATGAGCGAAGCCCGAGTCCAGCCCGATACCCGCGAACGCATCCTTGATGCCGCCGAGCGCCTGTTCATGGAGAGCGGCTACGAAGGCACGTCGATGCGCATGATCACCGGCGCCGCCGGCGTCAATCTCGCCGCGGTCAATTACCACTTCGGTTCCAAGGAAGCCCTGCTGCGCGAGGTCTTCCGCCGCCGCCTGGCCTGGCTCAACCGCGAGCGCCTGCGCCTGCTCGACGAGATGGAGGCGCAGGCCAAGGGCGAGCCGCTGAAGCCGTCGGCGATCCTCGAGGCCTTCTTCGGCACGCTGCTGCACATGGGCACCGACGAGTCGCTCGGCGGCATGACCTTCCTGCGCCTGCTCGGGCGCACGCTGACCGAACCGGCGGATTTCATCCGTACCTTCTTCGCCGGCGAATACGCCGAAGTCGTCGACCGCTACAAGCGCGCGCTGTTCCGCGCGCTGCCCGACGTGCCGCACGAGGAAATCATCTGGCGCTTCCACCTGATGCTCGGCGCGATGTCGTACGCGATTGCCGGCACCGATGCGCTGCAGGTGGTCACCGGCTGTGAACTCGACCTGAACAACGAGGGGCCGCGTGCCGCCGAGCTGCTGTCGGCGCGGGTGATGCCCTTCCTGCTCGGCGGCCTGCGCGCACCCTTGCCGCAGTTCGCCGTGAGCCCGCAGCAAACACGCAAAACAGAGCCGAGCAAAGCGGCCTAA
- a CDS encoding acyl-CoA dehydrogenase yields the protein MIETIIPLLAVVAVAVAVLIGVRPVRRALISRPVFSTYKKILPQMSDTEREALEAGTVWWDGELFRGKPDWNKMLAYPVPKLTPEEQSFMDNEVEEACRLVDDWKVSHEDQDLSPEAWKYIKDKGFLGMIIPKKYGGLEFSAYAHSQVVTKLSTRSSALSVSVMVPNSLGPAELLLHYGTDAQKNHYLPRLAKGLEIPAFALTSPWAGSDAASIPDVGIICKGMWQGKEVVGMRVTWDKRYITLGPVCTILGLAFHLYDPDGLLGDKKHIGITCALVPWDTPGVETRRRLFPLNAMFMNGPTRGKDVFMPLDYIIGGPAMAGQGWRMLMECLAAGRSISLPSSNTGMAQLTARTVGAYARVRSQFKMAIGKFEGVEEALTRIGAYTYMMDAVRKMTAGAVDLGEKPSVVSAIAKYHVTERARVVVNDGMDVIGGKGICLGPSNFLGRAYQQVPIGITVEGANILTRSLILFGQGAIRCHPYVLKEMLAAQNPNATQGLDQFDRALWAHVGFTIGNGVRALWYGLTGSHFVPVPANVAPEAKRYYQQLTRFSAAFAFLSDVSMLVLGGGLKRREKLSARLGDILSQMYLMSATLKRYESEGRQQADAPLMHWSIWDSMFKAQLAFDGVIANYPSKFVAFFLNRIIFPFGHPYVVPADDLGHQVAKAIIEPSATRARLTAETYVPRGEHAEQEPVGAVELALQATIAAEPIEAKIRAAEKDGVFDDNPEANVRDLAHAAFAAGVVTAAEYAVLKRRNELRDIVIRVDDFPMDYGLSERLPVPQHKAAA from the coding sequence ATGATCGAAACGATCATCCCTCTGCTCGCCGTGGTAGCGGTGGCAGTTGCCGTGCTGATCGGTGTCCGGCCTGTCCGGCGGGCACTGATCAGCCGGCCTGTTTTTTCGACCTACAAGAAGATCCTGCCGCAGATGTCGGATACCGAGCGCGAGGCGCTCGAGGCCGGCACGGTCTGGTGGGATGGCGAGCTGTTCCGCGGCAAGCCGGACTGGAACAAGATGCTGGCCTATCCGGTGCCCAAGCTGACGCCGGAAGAGCAGTCGTTCATGGACAACGAGGTCGAGGAAGCCTGCCGCCTCGTCGATGACTGGAAGGTTTCGCACGAGGACCAGGATCTCTCGCCGGAAGCCTGGAAGTACATCAAGGACAAGGGCTTCCTCGGCATGATCATCCCGAAGAAGTACGGCGGCCTGGAGTTCTCCGCCTACGCCCACTCGCAGGTGGTGACCAAGCTGTCGACGCGTTCGTCGGCGCTCTCGGTGTCGGTGATGGTGCCGAACTCGCTCGGCCCGGCCGAGCTGCTGCTGCACTACGGCACCGACGCGCAGAAGAACCATTACCTGCCGCGGCTGGCGAAGGGCCTGGAAATCCCGGCCTTCGCGCTGACCAGCCCGTGGGCGGGGTCGGATGCGGCCTCGATTCCCGACGTCGGCATCATCTGCAAGGGCATGTGGCAGGGCAAGGAAGTGGTCGGCATGCGCGTCACCTGGGACAAGCGCTACATCACGCTCGGTCCGGTGTGCACGATCCTCGGCCTCGCCTTCCATCTCTACGACCCGGACGGCCTGCTCGGCGACAAGAAGCACATCGGCATCACCTGTGCGCTGGTGCCGTGGGATACCCCGGGCGTCGAGACGCGCCGCCGCCTGTTCCCGCTGAACGCGATGTTCATGAACGGTCCGACGCGCGGCAAGGACGTCTTCATGCCGCTCGACTACATCATCGGCGGCCCGGCGATGGCCGGTCAGGGCTGGCGCATGCTGATGGAGTGTCTGGCTGCCGGCCGCTCGATCTCGCTGCCGTCGTCGAACACCGGTATGGCACAGCTGACCGCCCGCACCGTCGGTGCCTATGCCCGCGTGCGCAGCCAGTTCAAGATGGCGATCGGCAAGTTCGAAGGCGTCGAGGAGGCGCTGACGCGCATCGGCGCCTACACTTATATGATGGACGCCGTGCGCAAGATGACCGCCGGCGCCGTCGACCTCGGCGAGAAGCCGTCGGTCGTCTCGGCGATCGCCAAGTACCACGTCACCGAGCGTGCCCGCGTCGTCGTCAACGACGGCATGGACGTCATCGGCGGCAAGGGTATCTGCCTCGGGCCGTCGAACTTCCTCGGCCGCGCCTACCAGCAGGTGCCGATCGGCATCACCGTCGAGGGCGCCAACATCCTGACGCGCAGCCTGATCCTGTTCGGCCAGGGCGCCATCCGCTGCCATCCTTACGTGCTCAAGGAAATGCTGGCGGCGCAAAACCCGAATGCGACGCAGGGGCTCGACCAGTTCGACCGCGCGCTGTGGGCGCACGTCGGCTTCACCATCGGCAACGGTGTGCGCGCGCTGTGGTACGGCCTGACCGGCTCGCATTTCGTCCCGGTGCCGGCCAACGTCGCGCCGGAAGCGAAGCGCTACTACCAGCAGCTGACCCGTTTCTCGGCCGCCTTCGCCTTCCTCTCCGATGTTTCGATGCTGGTCCTCGGCGGTGGCCTGAAGCGCCGCGAGAAGCTCTCCGCCCGCCTCGGCGACATCCTTTCGCAGATGTACCTGATGTCGGCGACCTTGAAGCGCTATGAATCGGAAGGCCGCCAGCAGGCCGACGCGCCGCTGATGCACTGGTCGATCTGGGATTCGATGTTCAAGGCCCAGCTCGCCTTCGACGGCGTCATCGCCAACTACCCGAGCAAGTTCGTCGCCTTCTTCCTCAACCGCATCATCTTCCCGTTCGGCCATCCCTACGTCGTGCCGGCGGACGATCTCGGCCACCAGGTGGCGAAGGCGATCATCGAGCCGTCGGCGACGCGAGCACGGCTCACCGCCGAGACCTACGTGCCGCGGGGGGAGCATGCCGAGCAGGAGCCGGTCGGTGCCGTCGAGCTCGCGCTGCAGGCGACGATCGCGGCCGAGCCGATCGAGGCGAAGATCCGCGCCGCGGAAAAGGACGGGGTCTTCGACGACAACCCGGAGGCCAACGTGCGCGACCTGGCGCACGCCGCCTTCGCCGCCGGCGTCGTCACCGCCGCCGAGTACGCGGTGCTGAAGCGCCGCAACGAACTGCGCGACATCGTCATTCGCGTCGACGACTTCCCGATGGACTACGGTCTGTCGGAGCGCCTGCCGGTACCGCAACACAAGGCCGCTGCGTAA
- a CDS encoding acetyl-CoA C-acetyltransferase: protein MGFQPVYVVDGARTPFLKARNAPGPFAASDLAVQAGRSLLTRQPFQPSDLDEVILGCAAPSPDETNIGRMVALRMGCGLDVPGWTVMRNCASGMQALDSAMANIQSGRSQLVLAGGVDALSRAPLLYSEAMVLWFAQMAQARSTGAKLKQFARLRPGMLLSPVIGLMKGLTDPVNGLLMGQTAENLAWKFGLSRQQMDEFSVRSHLRAVAGRAAGHFGEIVPLVDDQGNVYAEDDGVRPDASMAGMAKLKPFFDKKYGNVTAANSSQITDGAAWLILASEAAVNKWNLNPLGRIVDSQWAGLDPAQMGLGPVHAATPILQRHGLRLNDLDAWEINEAFAAQVMACVEAWKSDDYCRGQLGLPGALGALDEDKLNVDGGAVAIGHPVGASGARIVLHLLHVLRERQAKRGMASICIGGGLGGAMLVEATGG from the coding sequence GTGGGCTTCCAACCTGTGTATGTGGTGGATGGCGCGCGCACGCCCTTCCTCAAGGCGAGGAACGCGCCCGGGCCGTTCGCGGCGAGCGACCTGGCGGTACAAGCCGGGCGCTCGCTGCTGACGCGGCAGCCGTTCCAGCCGTCCGACCTCGACGAAGTGATCCTCGGCTGCGCGGCGCCGTCGCCGGACGAAACCAACATCGGACGCATGGTTGCGCTGCGCATGGGCTGCGGCCTCGACGTGCCGGGCTGGACGGTGATGCGCAACTGCGCCAGCGGCATGCAGGCGCTCGACTCGGCGATGGCCAACATCCAGTCCGGCCGGTCGCAGCTGGTGCTGGCCGGCGGCGTCGATGCGCTGTCGCGCGCGCCGCTGCTGTACTCGGAGGCGATGGTGCTGTGGTTCGCGCAGATGGCGCAGGCGCGCAGCACCGGCGCCAAGCTGAAGCAGTTCGCCAGGCTGCGCCCGGGCATGCTGCTGTCGCCGGTGATCGGCCTGATGAAGGGGCTGACCGACCCGGTCAATGGCCTGCTGATGGGGCAGACCGCCGAGAACTTGGCGTGGAAATTCGGCCTCTCCCGGCAGCAGATGGACGAGTTCTCGGTGCGCAGCCACCTGCGCGCCGTCGCCGGACGCGCCGCCGGCCACTTCGGCGAAATCGTGCCGCTGGTCGACGACCAGGGCAACGTCTATGCCGAGGACGACGGCGTCCGCCCGGATGCGAGCATGGCCGGCATGGCCAAGCTGAAGCCCTTCTTCGACAAGAAGTACGGCAACGTCACCGCCGCCAACAGCTCGCAGATCACCGACGGTGCCGCCTGGCTGATCCTCGCCTCCGAAGCGGCGGTGAACAAGTGGAACCTGAACCCGCTCGGCCGCATCGTCGACAGCCAGTGGGCCGGGCTCGACCCCGCGCAGATGGGCCTCGGGCCGGTACATGCGGCGACGCCGATCCTGCAGCGCCATGGGCTGCGACTGAACGACCTCGACGCCTGGGAGATCAACGAGGCCTTCGCCGCGCAGGTGATGGCCTGCGTCGAGGCCTGGAAATCCGACGACTACTGCCGCGGGCAGCTCGGTCTGCCGGGCGCCCTCGGCGCACTCGACGAGGACAAGCTCAACGTCGATGGCGGTGCCGTTGCCATCGGCCACCCGGTCGGCGCCTCCGGCGCGCGCATCGTGTTGCACCTGCTGCACGTGTTGCGCGAACGGCAGGCGAAGCGTGGCATGGCGTCGATCTGCATCGGCGGCGGCCTCGGCGGCGCGATGCTGGTCGAGGCGACGGGGGGCTGA
- a CDS encoding DegV family protein — protein MRIGVVVDSCCDLPKEFIDAHGVVVMPITLRIGDTLVEDRRDPAETHAFYAKHLDRKSEDFAESIPYSVQQIESLFLERLVLDYDYVFCLTITSGRSPIYDHAMQASRTILTKYKQIRRQAGVPERFGLAVLSSRNMFTGQAVLAAEAIRLIRAGGTPSEIGTRLRVLVDQTHTYMVPADLFHIYKRASKKGDKSIGWGSYTLGSMLDVKPILHCHQDATGPVDKVRGFEAGVERLFTKAAERVRRGLEVPYVCISYGGALDAVPKLPGYVALAQAARERQVDILLSPMSKTAAVNVGPGAVSLAFAASGAALH, from the coding sequence ATGCGCATCGGCGTCGTTGTCGATTCGTGTTGCGATCTGCCCAAGGAGTTCATCGATGCGCACGGGGTGGTCGTCATGCCGATCACGCTGCGCATCGGCGACACCCTCGTCGAGGACCGGCGCGATCCGGCGGAAACGCATGCCTTCTATGCGAAGCACCTGGACCGCAAGAGCGAGGATTTCGCCGAGTCGATCCCCTATTCGGTGCAGCAGATCGAATCCCTCTTCCTCGAGCGCCTCGTGCTCGACTATGACTACGTCTTCTGCCTGACCATCACCAGTGGCCGCAGTCCGATCTACGACCACGCGATGCAGGCCTCGCGCACGATCCTCACCAAGTACAAGCAGATCCGTCGTCAGGCCGGCGTGCCGGAGCGTTTCGGCCTGGCGGTGCTGTCGTCGCGCAACATGTTCACCGGGCAGGCGGTGCTGGCCGCGGAGGCGATCCGGCTGATCCGCGCCGGCGGCACACCGAGCGAGATCGGTACCCGGCTGCGCGTGCTGGTCGACCAGACGCACACCTACATGGTGCCGGCCGACCTTTTCCATATCTACAAGCGGGCGTCGAAGAAGGGCGACAAGAGCATCGGCTGGGGGTCCTACACCTTGGGCTCGATGCTCGACGTGAAGCCGATCCTGCATTGCCATCAGGACGCGACCGGCCCGGTGGACAAGGTGCGCGGCTTCGAAGCCGGCGTCGAGCGGCTGTTCACCAAGGCCGCCGAGCGCGTCCGGCGCGGGCTGGAAGTCCCCTACGTCTGCATCAGCTATGGCGGTGCGCTCGACGCCGTGCCGAAGCTGCCGGGCTACGTTGCGCTGGCGCAGGCGGCACGCGAGCGGCAGGTCGACATCCTGCTGTCGCCGATGAGCAAGACCGCCGCCGTCAACGTCGGCCCCGGTGCGGTATCGCTGGCCTTTGCTGCAAGCGGCGCGGCCCTGCATTGA